The stretch of DNA GTAAAAAACAATTACATTGATATGTTTGgtttttatagccatttacaacaCTATATATTATTTCTATTGTTCTTCTTTAGTTTCTGCCTACTCTGTCTTctcttttaaatttgttttacagGGCTTGGCGAGGTCAATGGAGGTGGAGGCTCCGGCTTTTTGCTGTTTTGGTGCAAGGTAGTAGAGGGGTTTAGGCAGGCCTCGGGACGAGGCGCGGGCGGTGCGCCCGAGGGAGGGGTGCGGCGCACATGGGGCATTAGGGTTTCTATTAGGTGTTTAGATTTTGGGCCATTAGGGTTTGTGTTATTTGGGTCTGCTGGATTTAATGTATTTTGACTTTTATTGTAAATAGACTCTTTATATTTTggactcaatttttatttttggttttgttttggttttggcACTGGGCCTGggtaaaattgggctattacagacAAAATATGCAaatattgaaggttaaatttgttgaattttttagaattagtaccaatttgacaaaatatgtaaagtgttaagggctaaatttattattacaccAACCAAAAGACTGCGATGTCAACATTTCCTTTGGTGACCAAGACATTTTAATGGTAGAGTGACTAAAAATGACAATTAATCTAACAAGGTGACtaacttaacaaaaaaaaatcggTGACTAAAATAAGAATGCGTTAAAATTTAGGTTACCATTTGAGTAGTTTAccgttaaaattttttagaattattattaagAAAGTTTTAAAAGTATCAAATTGATATTTTAGCTATAATTCAGGGGCTAAATTGATTCTTAACCCTTTAAATTAATGTGCTAGGTCATCCACCTAATGGAAGTTAACGAATGAGTgatcaaaatataacaatttgataattttagtgACAATTATGTAACTTTAAAAACTTAAATGactgaaatataattttaatacaaTTGGTATAGTTTACACTAGGGGTGAACATTTAATCAAATCTAATCGAAggaaaaattttcgagttaatcgagttgacgaatcttattttatcatcctaactcgatttgaaattttctcaaatcgaatatatttgttcaagttaaattaaaaaaaatgactttggGTCGTTGTAACTACTGTCACCCACCGTAATCAaaattgttattaactttcatgtcatcataatttatttattaatattttatatatggattagcttctttgcttgcttagttgtttcaattatcttctgatttttctcactatgtattttgaaattaaaaatatataattttttaataaaagttatcttaaagataaaatgtgaaattgataccaacataaaattttaagacaaatattttatggcattattaataattcaattttaacagaaatttataaaaaattaatatgattaaataattcaataatataaataatacaaaatgttaaatttaatttaataatataaatagtaaatataaataaaattattactatttaggtttacaaattttttaattttttggataattttttatttaagggtGAAAGGTGTAAAATAAAGGGTAATTTACCATTAAaagcctaattttttttaaatttaccaaaatgggcccggtattttattatttacgagAATGGGCCCTTTTCCCCTAAatcacgtccacgtcagcgcgatgtcaggggacgtgctAGGAAATCGCGGTCACGTAAGCGCGCTTTACTGGcatggcaacaaatcgcgtcctCTGAAGCGCGATTTGTGTCCATGTCAGCAAAGCGCTCTGACGTGGACGCAATTTGCCCTGCGCGTGAACAGtgcaacggtaaaaaaaaactataaatacccccacctctttttttttcacaaactaatcctctctcaaatttcctctcaGTTTCTTCTAAAGTTCCTCTCAATTTACTCTCAAATTCCTtcaaaatttctctcaaatccatatttattttcaatttgctcTCAAGTTCCTCTTAAATTTatcttaaatccctatttttaaataatttaaaaaaaattatttttttaaaatttttttaaaccgtaaaaatttgtacgatttcagTAATGGCCAGagaattgactcgtcttgataagTATCACATATCAGTGGAACAAATAAAAATGGTAagcgttaaatttaatttttaaatattatttaagaattttttatttatgtatttttagataattattaatttattatttgttataaaagtctgtagataggatattggaatgcaatatctggaatatgcatggtcctccatcaccgttggtagagaactacctgcgggaagcgggtttttggcacgtggcgacggtaggccggggatgcaaggtggacccgaaattaatcagtgcgttgatcgagaggtggagacccgagatgcacacattccatcttccatgtggagagtacactatcactttggaagatgtcaGTCTGCAATTGGGATTAACGATGGACgggtacccagtcaccgggtttgcccaatctagcgattggcttgcggtgtgctacgagcttttgggcgctattccggagaaaatagacggaggtaagatcgagatgggctggttacgagacacattcctgGATCTAgatgaagattcaaccgaaatagaaagaatctgatatgctcaggcatacattcttcagttaattggaggttatctgatgcccgacTTGCCAcggagccgcgtacatctaagatggctgctgaaactcgttgattttagagcagctggtgaattgagttgggggtctgccgtcttggcaatgttatatcgggagatgtgcagggcgacgcgaccgaggaaAGCAAAAAtcagaggttgcctgtcactactgcagtcatgggcacggtttcgctttccatttctacgttctcgagtggaccacccatatacattcccactcataacgaggtaaattttatattagattttacaattattatgtagatttttaaaaataaaagtatgctaaaaatttatttaattaggtggaaccatcagGCAAGTCATtctcgattacctacctctcttgaagatatacgacttctattagaccaacagtcgaaagcacatgtaagtattaaataaaattgatatttccatcattcgctagtcgattggtatttagtatttagtattatgtatataaataatatttctatcatgttcatatagttttaatggacaccatacgaggatctggcaattcgggcagtaattctggATGAGTTCTTACAAAATCCAAACGCTTGGCAAGCGAAAGTCGCGTTGATCAACTACGCGACcatggagatgcaccagtcagacagGGTGTTACGGCAATTTGGATTTggacaaccgattcccgtggaACCTGATGTGTTTGATGATCACCATAAAATCGACCTTCGAcaattgaatacggattggccgagattctggtccgagtacatccaaatgtgggaagatcggtatgacTATATACCTAGTATGGAACcaatcatcgttccggagttagcgtgcTTGCCGGAATAAATATCATGGTTTatgatccatggcaagccgtatttactattgccagaggagaggcagcggcaattACGTGTCCAAAGGGAAAGACGTGGGcctttaaatccaagacgacAGGACGACGACGCTGGCCCCTCAACGACGCCCAAACATTCACCCggcccaacgagagcaccgacacagtcacccgacccagcagttcaaccgatgatacccacgcaatcgccttttcagatgatgcgaggtgcgtttcctagcccttttatgtatcctaacccttatatgtttcctttttcgagtcctatggcaggttggagccaatgaCCCGGTTCAACTCCATTTCCTGTTACGCCGAGTGgaccgccgatgtataggccagcgACGCACGAGGGATTGCAAGAGcggccgtcggggagctcttctttttaccaatccccaccacCGTATGAGTTTCAAACACCGTCGCtgttggtgatgcaaacacctccacattcacAATTCTATCAAGATGGCTCATCGTCCCAACTTCGACAACTAGATGCCCTACTGGAAGAATCAGAATCCTCGCCAGAAGAACCACAACCGCCGCCAGaagctggacaaaggaggaatccagcgcgtaaccgtcgacggccgccatgtggcactgaatcccaCGGGTACAGAcattgatttttgtatttaaatttatttgtacaaatattttgaatattttgatattttttgatgtaataaaatagaaatttttttgagttattacttaaaaaccctaaacccttaacttattaaaaatttataaatttataaattataattaaatacataatttaatttacaaaaccttaaacccttaacctaaaaaccctaaacccttaatttaaaaaccctaacccctaaacctaaaAACCATAGCcattaactttaaaaccctaaacccttaacttaaaaaccctaacttttaacttttaaaccctaaacccttaaattgaaaaccctaaacccttaacttactATTTGCCCAGAAACgttaactcaaaattatttttcaggaCATACTGTAGCAAAAGTGCGTCCACGTGGGCGCGACTTCACAAATTATTCTtataaagcatcctgcttgaagcgttttttaaactatttgctcaaaaacgtcaactcgaaattatttcttccaagACCAACTGTAGCAAAAGTGCGTCCACGAGAGCGCGATTTCACAAAGTCTTCTCATAAAggatcctgcttgaagcgttttttaaactatttgctcagaaacgtcaagttgaaattatttttccaggacctactgtagcaaaagcgcgtacaCGTGGGTGCGACTTCAAAAATCCTTCTGATAAATCATCCTGCTTTGATTTATCTTAAAAACCCATAAACACGAAACGTAatccaattttgaataaattttaattaatttaattacgaaaccctaaaccctaatcccttatttatttacttttttctctaaaaatcctaaaaacccTAGGGTGGAAAACACGGCGAAATCGCGTCCCTAGGGGCGCTACgtgccaggaaatcgcgtccatgtcagcgcgctttgctgacgtggacacaaatcgcgcttCAGAGGATGCGATttgttgccatgtcagcaaagtgcgctgatgtggacgcgatttcctagcacgtcccctgacatcgcgctaacGTGGATGCGATTTAGAGGAAaagggcccattccggtaaataataaaatactaggCTCATttcgataaattaaaaaaatggctttttttGATATTTTGTCCTAAAATAAAAGTAGGGGAagagtaaaatttaaatttgggGGATGGAATGAGAGGGAATAAATgattgagaaaaaataaaaagatttggaGATTTagaataaacatataaaatattacaatttaatattccaattatttgaatttaaaaattaaattaaattaaaactcaattcataaaatttaaaatttctcttaTTTTTGGAGTGAATCGAATTTTGCTCCCATAATAACCCGACTAAACAAACTAACCTTTTAAAAACAAAATGGAGATAGAGCGGTCCCAAAACAAAGCATAATCCAAAATTAAAACGGCGATGACGGGACCAATGGCAAAGGGAGAGATAGTTTACAAAATCTACAGAGCTTTAACCTACGGTCTATCACCCTTGCTGCACCTTCACTTACACTGGCGCAAGCTCCGAGGCCTGGAGCACCCTATCAGGTGGCGCGAACGCTTAGGTCGGCCTTCCCTCCGCCGTCCCTCCTCCGGCCCACTTCTGTGGTTCCACGCCGTCTCTTTAGGAGAAGGAATGGCCGCCATTCCTGTCATTAAATTTTGTAGTCAACGGAGACCTGATGTCCACATTTTGATGACAACGACGACACTTTCCGCATTGTAAGACGTCGCCTTAAATttcatttctgttttttttttcttttttttaattaatcttgtTACGAGCGCTTAAAGTTATCTAGTTAAATGTGTTAAGATCGTCGGAAAATCTTCAATTcgtttttaaattataaatagtaATAGCTGTAATTTGATCCTTTAGTTAATTTACAGATAAAAACTGTGTATGCCATTTCAGTTTATCTTTCTTTTTGCAGTGAAGTGCTGAAAGATAGACTTCCAGATAATGTTATATATCAGGTTAGTTACCTAACATACAACTAATGTTTGATTTACTTGGAATTTGAAACTTGGAAGATTGGTCCTGATGCATTCAACTCACTTAAGTTATGaattatgttttcattttttcttaTATACATATGTAGTGAAACTTTAGAACTTTGTAACAGTTTGCTCCAATTGATACACCTGCTGCCATGGATGCTTTCCTTGGGTATTGGAAGCCAAATTGGATTGTAATAATGGAGAGTGAACTATGGCCGAACCTTATTATTGGTGCTTCCAAATGTGGAGTAAGTTGTTTCCTACTTTGCGATGCATGTATGTATATCACTTCATTTTGGACCCTTTGAGGGAACAGAAAGTACGCCATTGGTTTGTTCAGCTACGTgtctgatttttttcttttaattcctaTACATTTGCTGAATGATCTTGAGAAAAAAGGATGAATTTTCGGCACACGTTATGAAGTCTACACCGTTTGTCTACTCTATTATATGATATTCAGTTTTACATTTAGGGTGTTTTATTATGTTTCAGGTCTTTTAATCTTTTATAacgtatgaattttatttttttatttcagattGGTCTGGCATTATTAAATGCTCGATTGTCTGCAAAGTCCTTTAGACATTGGTCAAGACCCGTGCTGTTTCCATTAATATCTCTTTTATTGTCCAAATTTTCTTTGATTGCCCCATTGGTATGTAATTCATTATCTTTAGATGCTTCATTCTGTCTTTCTTTGTCATGTCATTGCTCAAATTGGTACCTTTTTTACTTCAGAAATTCTTTGTTGCTTGCCACAGAGCTCTGTCCAGGCAATTCATTTTCAGCTTCTGCAAGCTCCACCTTTTAGCATAAAATTTTCTGGTGATCTAAAATACGGTATGCTGATAATATGTTCtcttcaaatataattttttattcatatgcAGTTCTGCTCTTATACTGAACACAAAGTGGTACGATTTGTTTTGCATTGTTAAATTGTCAATCGTTTGTGCtgttctttatttataattagAACATGAAAAGAATAATTTAATGATCACTGCAATGCCTCCTTCCACTCAGTTATTACTTTCTAGTTTCCTTGTATAAATATCCCCCATTTTTTGTCAGATAATATATTGGTAAGTTCTTAAGAAATCATTATGATCTGTCCTGATATGCTACCATTCCTTCTATTCAGCGGTGGATGAGTATGAACAAAAAGATACCAGACATATAGAATATCTGCAAAAACAGCTTTCCCACAAACAGGTTTGGATGGCTGCTTCAATTCACCGTGGTGAAGAAGAAAGTTAGTTCTTGCTACTCTTGTAACTCTACCATGATTGCCTTGTTCTAGGTTGTCATTTGCATTATAATTTTACGCAAGACCTTAACCATTTGTATGTTACCATATTAATTGAGTTGTTTTGCAAGATTAGCATGCCATATCaatttttggatgattagttCTGAAGCTGCTATGGAACTGCCACCAAGATAACAATGGTTTACTTTATGTCTGATCAGTCTGTGGCTACCCTCATTTTTCATTGGCCATTGgctttcattaaaatcacataatTCCTCCATGTAACATGTTATTTTCATGTTTACTTTGGTCACTTGTTGGATGACCATGGCTTCTGTGGTTAATTTAGTGCATTCACTTGGATAGTTTAATGAAGCATGGTCATTTTGCATTTGGTTAATTTTTCTTCTGGTGATTATGGGTTCATTTTATAGCTTAAACTCCCAGGATCATTGCAATTCTTTATCAGTTGGAGTGAAAATCCACATGCTGTGAGTTATGCTTTTCTTGGACAAAGCACTAACAGACATTTTCTGCAGTAATTATGGGAGTTCACAACGTTCTTGTGCAAACTCACCCAGACATTGTCACGATTATTGTTCCTCGGCATCCACAACATGGACAAGAGATTGCTGAAGTATGATTCTGCTGCACACcagttttatttttccattcaATAAAACTAGTCGATCTACTATGTGCTTGAATTTTGATCTCTTTCCTTTTACACTCCTTACTCCCTctcattttactaactaatgttACATACTTTATATCAGATGATAACTGCTATTTACAAGTTATTAGGGGAATTATTATCCTTCGAATACTATACTGTGAAGTTTATGACCCTTGATTTTAATTTATGGGCAATACAACTTGATTCCTCTTCATCAAAGTCATCCTCTTATGATAAtgtactttatttatcatcttcaACATGCTTCTACCTCTATATCATTCATTTTCATTAGGTGTTACTGAAATTGAATTCCTTTTACCATTAAAATGTCCATGTTCTTCATAATCATGAAGTCATTATTTAATAAGATAGGAATTAGCTTCCCTTTGATTCAGAAAAAATGTTTTTGTTGCATGGTATCTTTAATTTATATTGGCTTTACATTTTCTTAGAATTATTTCAAAACCTTACTTTTATAATGCAGGAATTGCAGAAAGGAGGGCAAAATGTAGCTTTGAGGTCTCAACATAAAGAACTTATTCCAGGAATAAGCATATATTTGGTGGATACACTTGGTATTGAGCATCTTGTTCCTTTTCATTTTTCCTTGACTTTTCTCTAGTTAATCTTTAGTCAAAATTCTTATTAGATTTTTAATATGAGCTTTTGTAGGTATTTAGTTAATGTTATTAAATATCAGACCTGTTGGATATTTGAtgaagaaatgattgaaacagaagcaaaaaatggagaaaatcaACTTGTGATAAACtatttcattacttgaaaataCATATTCAAAGTTTACAAGAACAATTGTGCTTAAATAAGgtgataacaataaaataattacaacttGACTAATCTTGGAACTTGATTAATTCAACTTGCTTCTTCATTGGCTGATTTCAGTCTAATCAGCAACCAACACATCTCATAAAAAATCATtactgttttagtgcaagttgGCAACTTGCAGAGTAACGAGCTCGCAGGTATGGGTTCGCTTGACAGAGCTCATACCTTTAGCGACCTCGTAGTTTTGGTGAGCTCGCAGTCTTGGTGAGCTCGCACATTTGGAGAGTTTGCAGGTTTGTGATTAGGGTTCGCCAATGCATGGATGGTCACTTggcaacactcctccttggtctCCATGTTGCGAACCCCAATATCAtaatgtaaattttcaaacttcatCTTCCCAAGGTGTTTTGTTAGAATGTTAGACAACTGATATTGTGAACTGCAATGAACCAATGTTACTTCATTGGCTTGTTCCACTTCTCTCACAAAGTAATACTAGATTTTGAAGTGTTTTGTTCTTTCATGGAACATTGGTTTTTTTGCAATTGCAACAACAAATTATCACACTTAATCTCTGTTGCTTcttgttttaaattcaaatcatttAGCAGTTTTTTTAACCAAATAGCTTGATTCACAGTTGCTGTAGTTGCAACATATTCAACTTCAGCAGTTGATTGCGCCACTATTTCTTGCTTCTTCAAGTTCCAACAGAACACGCTCGGTCCTAGAGTAAAGAAATAACCTGAGGTGGTCTCCATGTCTTTAATAGACCCAACCCAATCACTGTCTGAATACCCAAGTAGTTTGACCTTTTCAGTCTTTACAAACTTCACTCCATGGCTAAGAGTTCCTTTTATGTATCGTAGAACCCTTTTTGCTGCTCTGTAGTGGTTCATATTGCAACAATGCATGCATTTTGACAATAGACTTACAATAAATATTATGTCAGGTTTGGATGCTGTCAAGTAAAACAGACATCCCACCAAGCTTCTATAGCTTGTTTCGTCAACCTTTTCATCATATTCATTACTGGCAAGCTTCTCACCTTGAGCGATAGGGATGCTTGCAAGTTTACAATTCTCCATGCTATATCTTCGCAGGGTTTTCATCTTGAACCCCTTTTGGTTTATAAAAATTGTATTGTGAGCTTGATTTACCTATCGAGAAAGTATGGCATTTCACCTAAGTTTGACATTTCAAACTTCTCTTGCATCTGGTCCTTGAATATAATCACCAGTTCACTGTTGCTGCCAATCACAagtaaatcatcaacatataatgtGGGTTTGCTGATGCTTCTTTCAAAACCCATCTCTACTAGATGATTATCAATTCTTTCATACCACGCCCTTGGTGCTTGCTTCAAGTCATACAGTGCTTTGTTCAATTTGTTCATCCTTGAGGGTGCTCGACATAAATTTCTTCCTTCAAAAACTTATTTAGGAAGGTTGACTTTACATCCATTTGATGTATCCTCCAACCTTTTTGAGTTGCAAGAGTTATTAGCAGCCTTATAGTTTCTAACCTCGTAACAGGGGCAAAAGTTTCAATAAAGTCCTCTCCATATTGCTGGCTAAATTCTTTCGCAGCCAACCTCGTTTTATATCTGTTGTTTGATCCATCAAAATTCATCTTGGTTCTAAACACCAATTTAATTCCAATCACTTTTTTGTGAACCGGTCTATCCACAAGCtcccatgttttatttttgttgatcATGGTGATTTCATCTTTCATAGCTGTTCACCATTCAACTTCTTGAGCAGCTTCTTCAAAAGTGACTGGTTTTAGCTTCGCCAGAGTACATCATTGATAGATTTTAGTGATGGACTTGGATCATCGCACTGGTTTTTCATCGATTGCATCATTTTTAGTTTGGTCTCTAGTGGCTCGCTGATTAAGTTTTGGACTCCCCTGTTTGCACATCTCTTCCTTTGTTACAgtccaatttcatatttttctttcatcAAACTTCACATCTCTGCTTATGATCACTTTCTTGGTGAAAGGATTATAGATTCTATATCATTTTTTAACACTGGAATATCCAACAAATATCCTTGACTACGATTTACTGTCcagcttgtttcttttctctCCTCGAACATGAACAAAACATGTACAACCATATAATCTTGAGTGTGAAATTGTTGAAAATTGACCAACCATATTGCTCTGATATTTTTGGTTGAAGTGCATGCAGCTTGTAAACATGCTTTAACACGTATGCTTGTTGTAACAACAAGGTTGTTGTTTAGTTACtttgttgaaaatgaaataagttggtattgttttaatgtttttaggtGCTGATTGATATAATCAGTTTGTGTGCAAGTTAAGTTTTACTTGTTTCAAAATATGATTAGTGGTAGTTGGTAGTATTCGGCAATAAATGTATTGTTCTAAttgaaaaaatgagaaaaatgagcTAAAAGTCATAAACTCCCTTGCTACACATCtgtgagcaagtaaaaatatTTCTTTCATCTTGCTTCATTGTTCTATGttctctattttctttctctGCTCCTCCAAAATGCCAACAATTGGTATCGGAGTTTTTATGATCTTTGAAAGGCTGCTCAACAAATGGTAtgtttttgtattaatttttgctTTCGTTGcttattaaaaagaaagaagctgCCAGAGCATGTCATTTAAGATTGCTTGTAGAGAAGACAACAACAACTCAACCTTGTGAGACTCCTAAACAAGCTTGGATAAGCTGAAGGAGGAGTCAAGGGAAGTATGCGAGCTGTCGAAAGTGCAAGTGGCATGCTTGAAAGCAAAAAGTGCGAGCTTTGCAAAATGTGCGTGCCCTGTAAAGTTGCGAGCCTGTTGAAGATAGTAAGTCAAAGTGCGAGTCTATCAAAAGTGCAAACCTGCCAAAGTGTGAGTCTGTCGAATTGCAAGCCGAAGTGGCAAACAGTCTAAATGCAAACCCGAGTGGGTGCAAGCCAAAATGGCAGACTGAAGGCAAGCAAACTATACTCGCGAACTGTATGTGCAAGAAGAAATAGGATTGTAATGAACAACGGAACAAGACAAGATGTTTTGTCAACCAAGGCTGTAAAGGAGGATAACACTCCATTTGAAGAACAAATCTTTGGCACAAAAGGCTGGTATGGTCAAGTGTGTGAGTCAGGTTTGGTTGAGTATGAGGCCAATGTTGAAAATGAAGTGCTTGAGCAGGGCCAGCTTGAAACAAAGCATCTTGTTGCTGCTAAGCTTAAAAATTGTTGAATGATTTGTATTCGCAACAtggagtccaaggaggagtgttgaaaatTGGCCAACCATGTTGCTATGATATTTTTGGTTGAAGTGCATGCAGCTTATAAACATGCTGTAGCACGTATGTTTGCTGTAACAGCAAGGTTGTTTAGTTACTTTGTTAAGttacttagttgaaaatgaactaagtattgttttgatgtttttaggtgTTGATTGACATAATCAGTTTGTGTGCAagttaagttttatttatttcaaagtatgattagtggtagtaggtagtatTTGGTGATATATTTggctataaatgtattgttttttttaaaaaaaatgagaaaaatgagcTAAAAGCCATAAGTTCCCTTGCATCTTGCTTTATTGTTCTGTGTTCTCTGTTTTCTTCCTCTGCTCCAAAACGCTAACAAAAATAGAAGGTTTAAAACAATGTTAGACCTCGAATGGTGTCTTCCCTTTGACAACTTTAGTAGGTAGTCTATTTAGCAAGTAAATAGTAGTGTTTAATGCCTCTGCCCAAAAATAGTTTGGTAGTTTACTTTCAAACAGTAAAAAGCAAGCCGTGTtcattatagttttattttttctttcacttactccattctgtTATGG from Gossypium hirsutum isolate 1008001.06 chromosome D04, Gossypium_hirsutum_v2.1, whole genome shotgun sequence encodes:
- the LOC107899520 gene encoding probable 3-deoxy-D-manno-octulosonic acid transferase, mitochondrial, which produces MTGPMAKGEIVYKIYRALTYGLSPLLHLHLHWRKLRGLEHPIRWRERLGRPSLRRPSSGPLLWFHAVSLGEGMAAIPVIKFCSQRRPDVHILMTTTTLSAFEVLKDRLPDNVIYQFAPIDTPAAMDAFLGYWKPNWIVIMESELWPNLIIGASKCGIGLALLNARLSAKSFRHWSRPVLFPLISLLLSKFSLIAPLSSVQAIHFQLLQAPPFSIKFSGDLKYAVDEYEQKDTRHIEYLQKQLSHKQVWMAASIHRGEEEIIMGVHNVLVQTHPDIVTIIVPRHPQHGQEIAEELQKGGQNVALRSQHKELIPGISIYLVDTLGELRQLYKLTPIAVIGGSFFPGLAGHNISEAAAAGCAVLTGHHVGHFSHMVREMQQLNPLSVMQVSGKLELEKVLMELFADAKILESRQKAAKEAFHALSSAVVSSAWDVLNFHLLRNKC